One Gemmatimonadota bacterium DNA window includes the following coding sequences:
- a CDS encoding DUF4019 domain-containing protein — MRPRPLSLLLAAMLALLPRSAQAQAPVDTLASIQAATDAAVRWLALLDDGRNAESWDSAATGFQAAVTQPNWVQSVLNARLAFEPFGERQRIAARYTTQIPNAPAGEYVLLQYRTRVSGERTVIETVVPMRDGGRGWRVGGYFVRPE, encoded by the coding sequence ATGCGCCCACGCCCGCTGTCCCTGCTCCTCGCCGCCATGCTGGCCCTGCTGCCCCGCTCGGCGCAGGCCCAGGCGCCGGTCGACACCCTCGCAAGCATCCAGGCGGCCACCGATGCCGCCGTGCGGTGGCTCGCGCTGCTCGACGATGGCCGGAACGCCGAGAGCTGGGACTCGGCCGCCACCGGCTTCCAGGCGGCGGTGACCCAGCCGAACTGGGTGCAGAGCGTACTCAACGCGCGGCTGGCGTTCGAGCCGTTCGGCGAGCGGCAGCGGATCGCGGCGAGGTACACCACCCAGATCCCCAACGCGCCCGCGGGCGAGTACGTGCTGCTGCAGTACCGCACCCGGGTGAGCGGGGAGCGGACGGTCATCGAGACGGTGGTGCCGATGCGCGACGGCGGGCGGGGCTGGCGGGTGGGGGGCTACTTCGTGCGGCCGGAGTGA
- a CDS encoding BatA domain-containing protein codes for MFATPLWLAALAALAIPLALHLWSRRPRQVVKVGTLRHLDGLPAARARSARLSDPLLLLLRLFILAATVLGLAGPRLRGGTVGLPSRLVLVEARLAADPLLDSLNQAGATVRLLAPGLPEIQLPAKPRVVAALGPWEALAEADRLVAPDGVIDLYAHPRLAALGAERPALRATVRWHAPAPTAERRWLADLSAIPGDSLQGIVGRGDAGGITYTRIRATDRAAFPDESLATTPLTPRRLALDPPDSLAARRAGLAIRAVSEALGQVVTLATATDGDTALSLPTSQFGSDALADTLLARWPWRPAAADLRDPREVTVATALPRVAPPRADADLAPRTRELLLLVALLLLGERWLARRPRRSAA; via the coding sequence ATGTTCGCCACCCCGCTCTGGCTCGCCGCCCTCGCGGCGCTCGCCATCCCGCTGGCGCTCCACCTGTGGAGCCGGCGCCCCCGCCAGGTGGTGAAGGTGGGCACGCTGCGGCACCTGGACGGCCTCCCCGCCGCCCGCGCCCGCTCCGCCCGGCTCTCCGACCCGCTGCTGCTCCTGCTCCGGCTGTTCATCCTCGCCGCCACGGTGCTCGGCCTCGCGGGGCCCCGGCTCCGCGGCGGCACGGTGGGGCTGCCGTCGCGCCTGGTGCTGGTGGAGGCCCGGCTCGCCGCCGACCCGCTGCTCGACTCCCTCAACCAGGCCGGCGCCACGGTGCGGCTGCTCGCGCCGGGGCTCCCCGAGATCCAGCTGCCCGCCAAGCCGCGGGTGGTCGCCGCCCTCGGGCCGTGGGAGGCGCTGGCGGAGGCCGACCGCCTGGTGGCCCCGGACGGCGTGATCGACCTCTACGCCCACCCGCGCCTCGCCGCGCTCGGGGCGGAACGCCCCGCGCTCCGCGCCACGGTGCGCTGGCACGCCCCCGCGCCCACCGCCGAGCGCCGCTGGCTCGCCGATCTCTCCGCGATCCCCGGCGACAGCCTGCAGGGCATCGTGGGCCGCGGCGACGCGGGCGGCATCACGTACACCCGGATCCGCGCCACCGATCGCGCGGCGTTCCCGGACGAGAGCCTCGCCACCACACCGCTCACCCCGCGGCGCCTGGCGCTCGACCCGCCCGATTCCCTCGCGGCGCGGCGCGCCGGGCTCGCGATCCGCGCCGTATCCGAGGCGCTGGGGCAGGTGGTGACGCTGGCGACAGCCACCGACGGCGACACCGCGCTCTCGCTCCCGACCAGCCAGTTCGGCTCCGACGCGCTGGCCGACACGCTGCTTGCCCGCTGGCCCTGGCGCCCCGCCGCCGCCGATCTCCGCGACCCGCGCGAGGTCACGGTGGCCACCGCGCTCCCCCGCGTCGCGCCACCACGCGCCGATGCCGACCTCGCCCCCCGCACCCGCGAGCTGCTGCTGCTGGTGGCGCTGCTCCTGCTCGGGGAGCGGTGGCTGGCCCGCCGCCCCCGCCGGAGCGCCGCGTGA
- a CDS encoding amino acid decarboxylase produces MAKQRRDARTERAALVRQLARLERECRGLEPAARGRRQLLAATQGAAERFLGTLATRPAFDARPDPGLGLLDLPIQEEGRPLAEVIAALEREVVDPGSQPAHPAHFAYIPGGGLYHAALGDYLAAVTDKYSGIFFTGPGPVRMENLVVRWAADLVGYPAAAAGHTASGGSIATLTAIAAARDAHHLKGRDYERTVVYLTSQTHHCVDKALGVAGLGEVLRREVPLDDGWRMRPDALAAQVAADRAAGLRPWLIIATAGSTDTGAVDPLAPIAGIAAREGCWYHVDAAYGGFFLLTAEGRRRLAGIERSDSVVLDPHKSLFLPWGSGMVLLRDREALLRSNAYTGSYMQDALREPGEISPADVSPELSRPFRALRMWLPLLLLGTRPFAAALEEKLLLARYFRREIGVAGFAVGPEPDLSVVTFRWAPDGMPLAEANAVNQRLMDTLRQDGRVFLSSTMLDGVFTLRLVALSFRTHRKAVDLAVRVLSEAVRGGV; encoded by the coding sequence ATGGCGAAGCAACGGCGTGACGCCCGCACCGAACGGGCGGCCCTGGTGCGGCAGCTGGCGCGGCTGGAGCGGGAGTGCCGGGGGCTCGAGCCGGCCGCGCGCGGTCGCCGGCAGCTGCTCGCGGCCACGCAGGGCGCCGCGGAGCGGTTCCTCGGCACGCTGGCCACGCGGCCGGCCTTCGACGCGCGGCCCGACCCGGGCCTCGGGCTGCTCGACCTGCCCATCCAGGAGGAGGGGCGGCCGCTCGCGGAGGTGATCGCGGCGCTGGAGCGCGAGGTGGTCGACCCGGGGAGCCAGCCGGCGCACCCCGCGCACTTTGCCTACATCCCCGGCGGCGGGCTCTACCACGCCGCGCTCGGCGACTACCTCGCCGCGGTCACCGACAAGTACTCCGGGATCTTCTTCACCGGCCCCGGGCCGGTGCGGATGGAAAACCTGGTGGTGCGCTGGGCCGCCGACCTGGTGGGCTACCCCGCGGCGGCCGCGGGGCACACCGCCTCGGGCGGCAGCATCGCCACGCTCACCGCCATCGCCGCCGCGCGCGACGCGCACCACCTCAAGGGGCGCGACTACGAGCGCACAGTGGTCTACCTCACCAGCCAGACCCATCACTGCGTGGACAAGGCGCTCGGCGTGGCGGGGCTCGGTGAGGTGCTCCGGCGCGAGGTGCCGCTCGACGACGGCTGGCGCATGCGGCCCGACGCGCTCGCCGCGCAGGTGGCCGCCGACCGCGCGGCGGGGCTCCGCCCCTGGCTGATCATCGCCACCGCGGGGAGCACCGACACCGGCGCGGTGGATCCGCTCGCGCCGATCGCCGGGATCGCCGCGCGGGAGGGATGCTGGTACCACGTGGACGCGGCGTACGGCGGGTTCTTCCTGCTCACCGCCGAGGGCCGGCGCCGGCTGGCGGGGATCGAACGCTCCGACTCGGTGGTGCTCGACCCGCACAAGAGCCTCTTCCTGCCGTGGGGCTCGGGGATGGTGCTGCTGCGCGACCGCGAGGCGCTGCTCCGGAGCAACGCCTACACCGGCAGCTACATGCAGGACGCCCTGCGGGAGCCGGGAGAGATCTCCCCCGCCGACGTGTCGCCCGAGCTCTCCCGCCCCTTCCGCGCGCTGCGCATGTGGCTGCCGCTGCTGCTGCTCGGCACCCGGCCCTTCGCCGCGGCGCTGGAGGAGAAGCTGCTGCTGGCGCGCTACTTCCGGCGGGAGATCGGGGTGGCGGGATTCGCGGTGGGGCCCGAGCCGGACCTCTCGGTCGTGACCTTCCGCTGGGCGCCGGACGGGATGCCGCTCGCCGAGGCCAACGCCGTGAACCAGCGGCTGATGGACACGCTGCGGCAGGACGGGCGGGTGTTCCTCTCCTCCACGATGCTCGACGGGGTGTTCACCCTGCGGCTGGTGGCGCTGTCGTTCCGCACCCACCGGAAGGCGGTGGACCTGGCGGTGCGGGTGCTGAGCGAGGCGGTGCGCGGGGGAGTGTGA
- a CDS encoding PLP-dependent aminotransferase family protein, with protein sequence MATAPFPLTLPGRPADEPAGRWLSRALRGEILAGRLRPGARLPPSRELAGHYGLARGTVVQVFEQLRAEGYLAARVGSGTFVTRVLPDRLLTAPRPVRPAVAERPRPRPLSGYGRRIARFHNMEPGPVRAFRCHQPALDLFPTTLWGALAARRLRQASTHLLLSTPPCGYPPLRQAVAEYLTTARGVHCTAERVAIVSGTQEALDLTARLFLDPGSRVAIEDPGYSGARMAFQGAGARLVPLPVDAEGLVLDRRRLEGVRLVYVTPAHQFPLGVSMSVARRLALLGWARETGALILEDDYDSEYRYAGRPLPALQGLDTGAQVIFTGSFSKVLFPALRLGYLVLPDDLVERYEAAQSLTHRHAAYLEQVVLTDFIAAGHFGRHLRRMREVYAGRLALLAEEVRGRLAGALELGGVEAGLQTAGWLAAGLDADAIAARAARRDVEVTTIGRYRMRAAAAGARDGLLLGFAAVDAAELRRGVRELARAVEG encoded by the coding sequence ATGGCCACCGCCCCCTTTCCCCTGACCCTCCCGGGACGCCCCGCGGACGAGCCCGCCGGCCGCTGGCTCTCCCGGGCGCTCCGTGGGGAGATCCTGGCCGGGCGGCTGCGCCCCGGCGCCCGGCTCCCGCCCAGCCGGGAGCTCGCGGGCCACTACGGCCTGGCCCGGGGCACGGTGGTGCAGGTGTTCGAGCAGCTGCGGGCCGAGGGGTACCTGGCGGCGCGCGTGGGCTCGGGGACTTTCGTGACCCGGGTGCTCCCCGACCGCCTGCTCACCGCGCCCCGGCCCGTGCGGCCTGCCGTGGCGGAGCGCCCGCGGCCGCGGCCCCTCTCCGGCTACGGGCGCCGCATCGCGCGGTTCCACAACATGGAGCCCGGCCCGGTGCGCGCCTTCCGCTGCCACCAGCCGGCGCTCGACCTCTTCCCCACCACCCTCTGGGGCGCGCTCGCCGCGCGGCGCCTCCGCCAGGCCAGCACCCACCTGCTGCTCAGCACCCCGCCGTGCGGCTACCCGCCGCTGCGCCAGGCCGTCGCGGAGTACCTCACCACCGCCCGCGGCGTGCACTGCACCGCCGAGCGCGTCGCGATCGTCTCCGGCACCCAGGAGGCGCTCGACCTCACCGCGCGGCTCTTCCTCGACCCGGGGAGCCGGGTCGCCATCGAGGATCCCGGCTACTCGGGGGCGCGGATGGCCTTCCAGGGTGCCGGCGCGAGGCTCGTCCCGCTGCCGGTCGATGCCGAAGGGCTGGTGCTCGACCGCCGCCGGCTGGAGGGGGTGCGGCTGGTCTACGTGACGCCGGCGCACCAGTTCCCGCTCGGCGTGAGCATGAGCGTGGCGCGGCGGCTGGCGCTGCTCGGGTGGGCCCGCGAGACCGGCGCCCTCATCCTCGAGGACGACTACGACAGCGAGTACCGCTACGCCGGCCGGCCCCTTCCCGCGCTGCAGGGACTCGACACCGGGGCGCAGGTCATCTTCACCGGCAGCTTCAGCAAGGTGCTCTTCCCCGCCCTCCGGCTCGGCTACCTGGTACTGCCCGACGACCTGGTGGAACGCTACGAGGCGGCGCAGTCGCTCACCCACCGCCACGCCGCCTACCTGGAGCAGGTGGTGCTCACCGACTTCATCGCCGCGGGGCACTTCGGGCGCCACCTGCGGCGCATGCGCGAGGTCTACGCCGGGCGGCTCGCGCTCCTCGCGGAGGAGGTGCGGGGCCGGCTGGCGGGGGCGCTCGAGCTGGGCGGGGTGGAGGCGGGCCTGCAGACCGCGGGATGGCTGGCGGCCGGCCTCGACGCCGATGCCATCGCCGCGCGGGCCGCCCGGCGCGACGTCGAGGTCACCACCATCGGGCGCTACCGCATGCGGGCCGCCGCGGCCGGCGCGCGCGATGGCCTGCTGCTCGGGTTCGCGGCGGTGGACGCCGCGGAGCTGCGCCGCGGCGTGCGGGAGCTGGCCCGCGCGGTGGAGGGATAG
- a CDS encoding DUF5107 domain-containing protein → MTPIRLTLLALLLPAVLTAQGPATIRETTREYPTYPFSDPNPIPVVGRIYPYFRFDGFARTAVPRKWKVVELENAYLRVTILPEIGGKIWDAVDKRSGRSFLYHNHAVKFRDIAMRGPWTSGGIEANYGIIGHTPNVATPVDYLARTNPDGSVSCIIGALDLLTRTPWRLEVRLAPGEASFSTTSTWFNASPLEQPYYSWMNAGIPVRGNLQFIYPGTSRLGHAGEVGPWPVDGAGRDLSWYERNNFGGYKSYHVFGAATDFFGAYWHDQDFGMVRTAPRDEKAGKKIWIWGLSRQGMIWEQLLTDRDGQYAEVQSGRLFNQSVEGSTLTPFKHRGFAPRTVDRWSERWYPVAGTGGMVVAGAAGALNVRTSGNRVILALAPAQPIRDTLVVRVGARQVYSRYVERAPQATFTDTVTVAGLRPESLTVTLGGERLVYHADPAAGALARPLDAPAGFDWHSAYGLYLRGKEWLRQRDYAQARVYLDSALARDPNFVPALADRAAVALRALEYASARGYARAALRVDTYDGAANYHYGLANRRLGRLADAKDGFEIAALSPEYRGAAWTELARMALAERQPLAAEQYAAKALADEPANLDALGALLVAARRRGDVAGHAALLARLEAADPLSHQARLERLLATGAADPGRQLAAGIRAELPEQVLMELAAWYADVGEADLARAILEAAGDHPEALYWRAALGPAAERAGLIARADGRSPAMVFPFRPEVVPALEAAVAQSASWKPRYYLALAFWGAGRVATADTLLTALGDTPDFPPFYATRAALPGRPATLARRDLERAVALDPAEWRYGRLLTEQLLAMHEPAAAVAVAQEYADRFPEGDVSGLTLARALVEAGRHREADALLARLDLLPAEGARDGHILYRQAKLMLAVEAIAAERWSEATELLAAARLYPERLGAGRPYDADVDERLEEWLLAEIAVRQGNLAAARARWAGIAASTLQSGTASDVLPLWARTRLGREAEADADLVAWPRARVEEGMDGAVLAALARVGPVAAAEGSLTYGVGRWEPDSLGHHRAVVRVSAAAPAVRVNIPWRRRDQRPEQVNAVVVAEATGRRVRNVARMAISREAGELVFQADQPGTYYVYYLPYTGTFRSNYPRITYRAVEATADTAWLRRHGLGAGAGEGWRALPAATVTGFEADNAFNRFTSMEYTATAAELAALRAREPDAAYLAFAEDRSRAIRMLADVPAAWAARGAFQPFHGTARRGEYYTFQVGVWAHRGAVDSLRYTSDGLAQRGGAGRIGAGAVTAFNLEGTDWSGRPFTRPLTVDSGRVQPLWFGVEVPATAAPGSYEGTITLLARGAAPRRIAVTLEVTEERVADRGDDDPANLTRLRWLNSQLAADDSVVAPYTPLVVRGRTVALLGRELTFGADGLPASIRSYFTPNNTGIGPAAREVLAAPVRLVVEDAAGRELPWRVRAAAVTRRAPGAVEWRGERTAGAVRMTTAARLEFDGTAEYAIALRATARTTLGEVRLELPFRPEAAKYMMGLGQKGGLRPREFHWRWDVATKNQDAAWIGDVNAGLQFTLKDEHYVRPLNTNFYLSKPLVAPRSWANGGQGGCDIVEAAGRVLATCHSGGRVLEPGDSLRFDLRLMLTPFKPLDTAGQWRTRYFHAFVPVDSIAGRGANTVNIHHANRVNPWINYPFLEPAAMRAYIDSAHAAGLRAKIYYTVRELTNHAPELFALRSLGDEVLSRGPGGGYSWLQEHLGDDYIAAWHVPENRDAAVVNSGVSRWHNFYIEGLAWLVRHERIDGLYLDDVAFDRLTMKRVRKVLDRGNPGALIDLHSANQYNPRDGYASSANLYLEHFPFLNRLWFGEYFDYDARPDYWLVEISGIPFGLMGEMLEGGGNPWRGMTFGMTARLPWAGDPTGLWRLWDDFGIQQSRLMGWWSGRDPVTTSDPDVLATTWIRPGAAMVALGSWRDDSTTVRLTLDWAALGLDPARTRIRAPAVSGFQAAGSWAPDEAIPVPGKRGVVVVLEQR, encoded by the coding sequence TTGCCCGCACCGCGGTGCCGCGGAAGTGGAAGGTGGTGGAGCTGGAGAACGCGTACCTGCGGGTGACGATCCTGCCGGAGATCGGCGGGAAGATCTGGGACGCGGTGGACAAGCGGAGCGGGCGCTCGTTCCTCTATCACAACCACGCGGTCAAGTTCCGCGACATCGCCATGCGGGGGCCCTGGACCAGCGGCGGCATCGAGGCCAACTACGGCATCATCGGCCACACGCCCAACGTGGCCACGCCGGTGGACTACCTGGCCCGCACCAACCCCGACGGCAGCGTGAGCTGCATCATCGGCGCGCTCGACCTGCTCACCCGCACCCCGTGGCGGCTGGAGGTCCGGCTGGCCCCGGGCGAGGCGAGCTTCAGCACCACCTCCACCTGGTTCAACGCCTCGCCGCTGGAGCAGCCCTACTACAGCTGGATGAACGCCGGGATCCCGGTGCGGGGGAACCTGCAGTTCATCTATCCCGGCACCAGTCGGCTGGGCCACGCCGGCGAGGTGGGGCCGTGGCCGGTGGACGGCGCCGGCCGCGACCTCTCCTGGTACGAGCGCAACAACTTCGGCGGCTACAAGTCGTACCACGTCTTCGGCGCCGCCACCGACTTCTTCGGCGCGTACTGGCACGACCAGGACTTCGGGATGGTGCGCACCGCCCCGCGCGACGAGAAGGCGGGGAAGAAAATCTGGATCTGGGGGCTGTCACGGCAGGGGATGATCTGGGAGCAGCTGCTGACCGACCGCGACGGGCAGTACGCCGAGGTGCAGTCGGGGCGGCTGTTCAACCAGTCGGTGGAGGGGAGCACCCTCACGCCGTTCAAGCACCGCGGCTTCGCGCCGCGCACGGTGGACCGATGGAGCGAGCGGTGGTACCCGGTGGCCGGCACCGGCGGGATGGTGGTGGCCGGCGCGGCGGGGGCGCTCAACGTGCGCACCAGCGGCAACCGGGTGATCCTGGCGCTGGCGCCGGCGCAGCCGATCCGCGACACGCTGGTGGTGCGGGTGGGCGCGCGGCAGGTGTACAGCCGCTACGTGGAGCGGGCCCCGCAGGCCACGTTCACCGACACGGTGACGGTGGCCGGCCTCCGTCCCGAGAGCCTCACGGTGACGCTGGGCGGCGAGCGGCTGGTGTACCACGCCGACCCGGCCGCCGGCGCGCTGGCCCGCCCACTCGACGCCCCCGCCGGCTTCGACTGGCACTCCGCCTACGGGCTCTACCTGCGCGGCAAGGAGTGGCTGCGCCAGCGCGACTACGCCCAGGCGCGGGTGTACCTCGACAGCGCGCTGGCCCGCGACCCCAACTTCGTCCCCGCGCTGGCCGACCGCGCCGCGGTGGCGCTGCGCGCGCTGGAGTACGCATCGGCCCGGGGCTACGCCCGCGCGGCGCTCCGGGTGGACACCTACGACGGCGCCGCCAACTACCACTACGGGCTGGCCAACCGCCGGCTGGGCCGGCTGGCCGACGCCAAGGACGGCTTCGAGATCGCCGCGCTCTCACCCGAGTACCGCGGCGCGGCGTGGACCGAGCTGGCCCGGATGGCGCTGGCCGAGCGGCAGCCGCTCGCGGCGGAGCAGTACGCCGCCAAGGCGCTGGCCGACGAGCCCGCCAACCTCGACGCCCTCGGCGCCTTGCTGGTGGCCGCGCGGCGGCGGGGGGACGTGGCCGGCCACGCGGCGCTGCTGGCCCGGCTCGAGGCCGCCGACCCGCTCAGCCACCAGGCGCGGCTGGAACGGCTGCTCGCCACGGGCGCGGCCGATCCGGGACGGCAGCTCGCCGCCGGGATCCGGGCCGAGCTCCCCGAGCAGGTGCTCATGGAGCTGGCGGCCTGGTACGCCGACGTGGGCGAGGCCGACCTGGCCCGCGCCATCCTCGAGGCCGCGGGCGACCACCCGGAGGCGCTCTACTGGCGCGCGGCGCTTGGCCCCGCGGCGGAGCGGGCGGGGCTCATCGCGCGGGCGGACGGGCGCTCGCCGGCGATGGTGTTCCCGTTCCGGCCGGAGGTGGTGCCGGCGCTCGAGGCGGCGGTGGCGCAGTCGGCCAGCTGGAAGCCGCGCTACTACCTGGCGCTGGCCTTCTGGGGCGCCGGCCGCGTGGCCACCGCCGACACGCTGCTCACCGCCCTCGGCGACACCCCCGACTTCCCGCCGTTCTACGCCACGCGCGCGGCGCTGCCCGGCCGCCCCGCCACGCTGGCGCGGCGCGACCTCGAACGCGCCGTGGCGCTCGACCCCGCCGAGTGGCGCTACGGCCGGCTGCTGACGGAGCAGCTGCTGGCCATGCACGAGCCGGCGGCGGCGGTGGCGGTGGCGCAGGAGTACGCCGATCGCTTCCCCGAGGGTGACGTCTCGGGGCTCACCCTGGCGCGCGCGCTGGTGGAGGCGGGGCGCCACCGCGAGGCGGACGCGCTGCTGGCGCGGCTCGACCTGTTGCCGGCCGAGGGGGCGCGGGACGGGCACATCCTGTACCGGCAGGCCAAGCTGATGCTCGCGGTGGAGGCCATCGCCGCGGAGCGGTGGTCCGAGGCCACGGAGCTCCTGGCGGCGGCGCGATTGTATCCCGAGCGGCTGGGCGCGGGGCGGCCCTACGACGCCGACGTGGACGAACGGCTGGAGGAGTGGCTGCTTGCCGAGATCGCGGTACGGCAGGGGAACCTCGCGGCGGCGCGCGCCCGGTGGGCCGGGATCGCGGCGAGCACGCTCCAGAGCGGCACCGCGAGTGATGTGCTGCCGCTGTGGGCCCGGACCCGGCTGGGCCGCGAGGCGGAGGCCGACGCCGACCTGGTGGCCTGGCCGCGGGCGCGGGTGGAGGAGGGGATGGACGGCGCGGTGCTCGCCGCGCTGGCGCGGGTGGGGCCGGTGGCCGCCGCGGAAGGGAGCCTCACGTATGGGGTGGGGCGCTGGGAGCCGGACAGCCTGGGCCATCACCGCGCCGTGGTGCGGGTGAGCGCGGCGGCCCCGGCGGTGCGGGTGAACATCCCGTGGCGCCGGCGCGACCAGCGCCCGGAGCAGGTGAACGCGGTGGTGGTGGCGGAGGCCACCGGGCGGCGGGTGCGCAACGTGGCGCGGATGGCGATCAGCCGCGAGGCGGGGGAGCTGGTGTTCCAGGCCGACCAGCCGGGCACGTACTATGTGTACTACCTGCCGTACACGGGGACGTTCCGGTCGAACTACCCGCGGATCACGTATCGCGCGGTGGAGGCCACCGCCGACACCGCGTGGCTCCGGCGGCACGGGCTGGGTGCGGGCGCGGGCGAGGGGTGGCGCGCGCTGCCGGCGGCCACGGTCACCGGGTTCGAGGCCGACAACGCCTTCAACCGCTTCACGTCGATGGAGTACACCGCCACCGCGGCGGAGCTGGCGGCGCTCCGGGCCCGGGAGCCGGACGCGGCCTACCTGGCGTTCGCGGAGGATCGCTCCCGCGCCATCCGCATGCTCGCCGACGTGCCGGCGGCGTGGGCGGCGCGGGGCGCCTTCCAGCCGTTCCACGGCACGGCGCGGCGCGGGGAGTACTACACCTTCCAGGTGGGGGTGTGGGCCCATCGCGGCGCGGTGGATTCCTTGCGCTACACCAGCGACGGCCTGGCGCAGCGCGGCGGCGCTGGGCGGATCGGCGCGGGGGCGGTGACGGCATTCAACCTCGAGGGCACCGACTGGTCGGGGCGGCCGTTCACCCGGCCGCTCACGGTGGACTCGGGGCGGGTGCAGCCGCTCTGGTTCGGGGTGGAGGTGCCGGCGACGGCCGCGCCGGGGAGCTACGAGGGGACGATCACCCTGCTGGCGCGGGGGGCGGCGCCGCGGCGCATCGCGGTGACGCTCGAGGTGACCGAGGAGCGGGTGGCCGACCGCGGCGACGACGACCCCGCCAACCTCACGCGGCTGCGCTGGCTCAACAGCCAGCTGGCCGCCGACGACAGCGTGGTGGCGCCGTACACGCCGCTCGTGGTGCGCGGGCGCACGGTGGCGCTGCTGGGCCGGGAGCTCACCTTCGGCGCCGACGGCCTGCCGGCGAGCATCCGCTCGTACTTCACCCCGAACAACACCGGCATCGGCCCCGCCGCGCGCGAGGTGCTGGCCGCGCCGGTGCGGCTGGTGGTCGAGGACGCGGCGGGGCGCGAGCTGCCGTGGCGGGTGCGGGCTGCCGCGGTGACGCGGCGGGCGCCGGGCGCGGTGGAGTGGCGGGGGGAGCGGACCGCGGGGGCGGTGCGGATGACCACCGCCGCGCGGCTCGAGTTCGACGGGACGGCGGAGTACGCCATCGCGCTCCGGGCCACCGCCCGCACCACCCTGGGCGAGGTGCGGCTGGAGCTGCCGTTCCGGCCCGAGGCGGCGAAGTACATGATGGGGCTGGGCCAGAAGGGGGGGCTCCGGCCGCGGGAGTTCCACTGGCGCTGGGACGTGGCCACGAAGAACCAGGACGCCGCGTGGATCGGCGACGTGAACGCGGGGCTCCAGTTCACGCTCAAGGACGAGCACTATGTCCGCCCGCTCAACACCAACTTCTACCTCTCCAAGCCGCTGGTGGCGCCGCGCTCGTGGGCCAACGGCGGCCAGGGGGGCTGCGACATCGTGGAGGCGGCGGGCCGGGTGCTGGCCACCTGCCACAGCGGCGGGCGGGTGCTCGAGCCGGGCGACAGCCTGCGTTTCGACCTGCGGCTCATGCTCACCCCGTTCAAGCCGCTCGACACCGCGGGGCAGTGGCGCACCCGCTACTTCCACGCCTTCGTGCCGGTGGACTCGATCGCGGGCCGCGGCGCCAACACGGTGAACATCCACCACGCCAACCGGGTGAACCCGTGGATCAACTACCCCTTCCTCGAACCCGCCGCGATGCGGGCCTACATCGACTCGGCCCACGCGGCGGGGCTCCGGGCCAAGATCTACTACACCGTGCGCGAGCTCACCAACCACGCCCCCGAGCTGTTCGCGCTGCGCTCGCTGGGTGACGAGGTGCTGTCGCGCGGGCCGGGGGGCGGGTACTCCTGGCTGCAGGAGCACCTGGGCGACGACTACATCGCGGCGTGGCACGTGCCGGAGAACAGGGACGCCGCCGTGGTGAACAGCGGGGTGTCGCGCTGGCACAACTTCTACATCGAGGGGCTGGCGTGGCTGGTGCGGCACGAGCGGATCGACGGGCTGTACCTCGATGACGTGGCCTTCGACCGCCTGACGATGAAGCGGGTGCGCAAGGTGCTCGACCGCGGCAATCCCGGCGCGCTCATCGACCTGCACTCCGCCAACCAGTACAACCCGCGCGACGGCTACGCCTCGAGCGCCAACCTCTACCTGGAGCACTTCCCCTTCCTCAACCGGCTGTGGTTCGGGGAGTACTTCGACTACGACGCACGGCCCGACTACTGGCTGGTGGAGATCTCGGGGATCCCCTTCGGCCTGATGGGCGAGATGCTCGAGGGGGGCGGCAACCCGTGGCGCGGGATGACCTTCGGGATGACGGCGCGGCTCCCCTGGGCCGGCGACCCGACCGGGCTGTGGCGGCTGTGGGACGACTTCGGCATCCAGCAGAGCCGGCTCATGGGGTGGTGGTCGGGCCGGGACCCGGTCACCACCAGCGACCCCGACGTGCTCGCCACCACCTGGATCCGCCCCGGCGCGGCGATGGTGGCGCTCGGCTCCTGGCGCGACGACAGCACCACGGTGCGGCTCACCCTCGACTGGGCGGCGCTGGGCCTCGACCCGGCGCGCACCCGGATCCGCGCGCCCGCGGTGAGCGGGTTCCAGGCGGCGGGATCGTGGGCCCCGGACGAGGCAATCCCGGTGCCGGGGAAGCGGGGGGTGGTGGTGGTGCTGGAACAGCGCTAG
- a CDS encoding carboxymuconolactone decarboxylase family protein: MPPRFNYARVAPGVYEAMDHLDRYLASAGLDDRLLHLVRLRASQLNGCAYCLDMHWKDLAALGEAAQRMYSLDAWRECPYYSARERAALAWTEAVTLVADGQVPDAVYAEAQGQFTPAELANLTLALATINAWNRLSIAARLVPGEYQAGS; this comes from the coding sequence ATGCCGCCCCGATTCAATTATGCCCGTGTCGCCCCCGGCGTGTACGAGGCGATGGACCACCTCGATCGTTACCTTGCGTCCGCGGGGCTCGATGACCGGCTGCTGCACCTGGTGCGGCTGCGCGCCTCGCAGCTCAACGGCTGCGCCTACTGCCTCGACATGCACTGGAAGGACCTCGCCGCGCTGGGCGAGGCGGCGCAGCGGATGTACTCGCTGGACGCGTGGCGCGAGTGCCCCTACTACAGCGCGCGCGAACGCGCGGCGCTGGCCTGGACCGAGGCGGTGACGCTCGTGGCCGACGGCCAGGTGCCCGACGCGGTGTACGCGGAGGCGCAGGGGCAGTTCACCCCGGCGGAGCTGGCGAACCTGACGCTCGCACTGGCCACGATCAACGCCTGGAACCGGCTGTCGATCGCGGCGCGGCTCGTGCCGGGGGAGTATCAGGCGGGGTCGTGA